Genomic DNA from Corylus avellana chromosome ca4, CavTom2PMs-1.0:
GAGTTTTTGTCTCAATATTTTCACGATTTCCTTTACTTTTCTTGCATTTTAGTTCATTTAAATACTGGGTTGTGTGGCATTATACATTTTCATCATGTAGTTAGGCACGGATTTTGGATCTCCCATCATTTTGGGGTACAAGTCAAGTTTTTactacaaaggttttgtaaatATAAACTGATTGTAATTTGATTCTTCTATGGTGGATAAGTTTCCAGGAGTTATTGCCCCAGAgtggttttatttttgagtaGTTCTTTTAAAGGTTTAGAATTTGTCAACAAAATTGCGGTGTTTGAACTCTTTactgttttatttaattttggtgATAATCTACGTGGTTGCaaaatttttgttggttttgagCAAATACTATTCGACAAATATTAGAATATTGATTAAACGATcaaatttactttctttttctaccATAAACTTTTGGTATAAGCGGTAATTATCAGAATCAAAGAAATAGACACCGAGTAAAACTTACATGCCATCACCAAACTCCTCATTGATTATCTCCTTGATGCTCTCACCAAAATGCATAACCGCTTCATTCAACCTACAAAATCGGAATTGACacgaaaaacaaaaaccccaatAAAAGATAAAACCTTGCTTGCATTAAGAAACAGCGAGGAGGATGGGTAAATTGGAAGAGCGAAATACCTGTAGATAGTGGGTTCTTGGATCAAGCTGGGGTCGTAGGAGCGCATGGGTGGCCTCATCATCTCTTGGAGGAGGTCGTCGGTCAGGTCGGGCAGCGCCGCCCGTAGCACAAGGGCGGTGTCGGGCTTGAGCTGGGCTTGGCGCCTCAGCAGCTGGGCTACGTAGACGTTGGTGAGGCCCGTCTCTTCGGCTATCTGGCTATACGACTTGCCGGATTTGCGCTTCACCGCCAGTAGCCGGTTCGCTGTGATTGTTTTGCCCTCTTCCATTTCAAGCAAACGACTCCTCGTGTTTTGTGTGGGcgagagagagataaagaggGAAAGTGGGAAACACAAGTCCTTGGGCTTTATAATTATGTGGATGGAAATACAAGTATTATTTACTTTAGGGATGCTTATCTATAGATCTATCTATAGACAAAGCAATCCtgattggatatatatatatatatatatatatatataaaatgtatttGCCATTGCGATTTTTGTAGATAAAAACttcatagaaaataaattattttagagtgcgttttttaaaattgtgtaaaaaattttgcattttccaaTCATAAGTAAACGCATGACTTTAAAGTCcaaactataattttatcaaacgtttaattgtgtttttaaaatttacatttccaaaatgcacattttaaatttattattttgaaatcaTAAATTCAAACGAACCTTAATATCTAAAATGGTTTATCAAGAGCtacttatatttattttagctAAAATAGCTTGTCAACTGCCCTGTAGATTtgattatttaaatattttttttatttcttttaaaaatgtacATTTACTCTCTCTAAACTACAATTAATCTTAAACCCGTGAATATTTAACATAAAGAAACAGAGAGGAAAtgagaaacacaaaaaaaaaaaaaagattatgcaTTGATGAATAGGGTCAACCTACATGTAttgtagaaaaaaaatgcattttgcattGGGCTGGTTTTTTGAAGGTTTGTTAGGCATTTTATATATCAATCCAAAATACATAACCCATTAGAGATGCTCCAAGTGTTTATCTGGTCCAGATGGAGATGGATCAAAGTGTAATATGTTACCTAATGGTGTATACAAATTTGATACATTCTCAAAACTAAATAGTAGAAATGCAATTGTAAACAAGCACTTGTCTAGAATgatcattaaaacctatgaaattgaggataattacgtaattttataagttttaatgaggataaaattgaaatagagggcatcaaaattttacgtgaaattagtaacgaaaaatctaaattgaaaatttttgaaatattaggaggttgcattgtcaatttttaaacattgtgatTCGAATTAAAAAACCACTAAAACTTCAAgagataaagtgaatttaaccaatttttctttccccttttgGGTTGGAAGTTTAACGGTGAAGAGTATTAGAATGCACAAGTTGGGTTCAATTTATTAGGCCCAAGATGTTTGAAAATTTGCGTTTGAATAGATAATTATAGACCTGGGCCTCAGCTACGCTGGGCTTTTATAAGGCCTGAATCATATTCTTCCTTTTTGGTCAgacatttaaattttatctgTAAACAATACACGTATGTATCTGTAAAGAATACTCGGATGCTTCCTATAACTGTTGGAGGTGTATATTGAAAGCAATACCAGAAAAACTTTGTTTAGATTGTGAGAATCCAACTCAACAAAATCATGTAGGAgtaagagctaaaaaaaaaaaaaaaaagctattaaaTTAGCAATAACAAGTTTTATGGATAAAGAAAACGTGAGAAATTTGGCGCAACAATTATAGAGAAGTTTTCTTAGCAAGCAAGAATTATATATAGAGATAAAGTGAGCAAAAAACATGGTGGAATATGAGATATGGCAAAGAAATACTCTTTGTCAAAAAGACTATAAGAGAAAAAGGTAGCTTTGTCATGTAAGCTAGTTATTTATCTTAATATTATGTAAGCTCTTACGTATATATAGAAGGAAATGTTAAGTGTTCACTAGGTGTTTTTAGGATTCTAGGTGagtattattttctaaaaaaaaaaaaagttattatttctttcactcaatttttagaaaataatagcCACCTAAGACCAAAAAAACACTATAAGAATATCAAGAGAACACATAGCATTCCCCATCTTTTATATAGTGTCAATTAACTCTTAGATTAGTCATTAATgcatgttaaaagaaaaaaatagttgatATATGAACACTACAATATTAacccattaaaataaaaataagatgaaatTGTAGTATATtctgttagaacagttttcttcACGGTGGAGGACCCCTTCACTCTGATGTCAAAGTTAGACAATTTTTAGGAGAAAGATTGTCTTCGGTGCACAATCATTCAATATGCTCAAAAAACAACCATTCAATATACTCAAAGAGACTAATTAAGCTTTGAGAGAGAATATTTAGAGGGTATGAGAAGATGAGAGAACATGTTTTTGTACATGGTGTAGGGCGCCTATTTATAAGCTTGGGGAGTTAAAGTAGACTTGGATTGGATCTTCTTATTGGAGTTAAATTAGGATTCCTAGAGCTTGAGTTGAAATTgtggttttatttttggctcttaTTTAATGAAGACTTTGAATAGGACTCATTTATTCTAATATTATCTTAATTGGAATAtatctttatatttaattaatagtccttgcttatttaattaatatcttcgtGAGCTTATGTTTGGCTATTGAGTCCAGAATTTGATAAGCTTGTAATGTGAATTTATTTTCAGCATATTCCActacttttatattatttgagattgtgataAGAAAGGCAAATAAGtgcctcaaaaaaaaaaaaaagataaaaaaaaaagaaaaaagaaaagcaaataagACTTTTCACATATCCACTTTGTTGACTACTAAGAATaactccaaaaataaaataaaataaataataataataataataaaaataactccAAGAAAAGAACATTAACTATGGGTTTAGAAGTTTCTCTCGAATCTTTATCCAATTGCATAAGTCAATTATATAGGTAGCAACCAACTATGATGTCAATCAATACATAAGCTAGTCAATTAGGCTcagtttaatttgatttttgatttgaaattgattgacgtgatataaaataaatagaagtttatatatatatatatatatattaagtgtattttttttatctaatagtaaaaattattattaaattttggatagATTTGGTATGAACTCATAGATTCCCAAGATTTGTCTTTCTCCAAAAGTGATTAAATGTAAATATGACTTATCAAATAAAGCAATGAATTCATACGACaattataaataaagtaatgaatATTGGGCGAATAACCTCAGGCTCAATAATTATTGTCATACAATAATGCAAGATTCCTTTGCAGCGAGTCAACTTCTAGAGCTTTGAATATGgagaagatggtggggagatggtccACAGAATGCATTGAAGCATTTCACTCCATAAACTCCTCTGCCACAAAATCAACTTCTAGATCGATCGAGCTTTGAATATCAACCACACCTTTCACACTTGCTCTCTTATATAGACAGTGCAGTTCATTAAAATTGAAGTCACCATTAATTGGACCATATGAGGCTTTGAACGTGGCTTTCACTAATTacacttttttgaaaaataaaatgcaaagtacaaaatatcttttttttataaatataacacaatatttctcaatattcACTTTTTTCAGGCGTGGAGACTGGCCTtattactcataaaaataaaataaaaaattgaaggcttGCTTCCACTGATGGAGCTGAGGCTGCTCTTTCACCGGAGGTGGATGTATCTCATCAATCTCCTACACTGCAAAGTCTTGTCCATCTCTTTCAACTTCTTTCTTAAATCATTCAAAGTTTATACGAGCAAGTCAAGGATATACAATGATGTTTTGAATGGctccccccccttttttttgtgttgtcCATCTCCATCGTGCTGGCATGAGACTGCAACCTATAACTACCATTCATGAGTTGTACGTTTGACTGGTTCTTCTAATGTAGAACCCAAAATATCTTTGCCTTCAATTCTTGTTTTCAATTCTATATATGTAAACtatcaaaaatgaaaacatttgaTAGATATATAGTTACCAGATGTTATTGGCATTGGACAGAGAATTGCCCcttctaacaaaaataaatttaaaatatgatgGTGTGTATTGTTAAACCgtcaattatttcaaaagtttaagatgatagaaagaaataaatttaatcacttaactattactttaacactttttATCACGTGTAGACTTaaactcctttttaataggtgaggcccagcatataaaatatttaattgaaaaccattactttaacatgtATGACCGATTCAACTCATTCAACAAGTTTAGATTAACATTCATAGTGAggtctttcaaaattttctaaattagtttttttttttacgttgtttagaaaattaaagaatgaCGATTAAAGTCACCTAGCATTACGTCATTTTCTATTAAAAGACACCAATTTAGTTCATGTATACTAAATTGGCgtagtttattttttcaaattttgatttgcaCTATGTGTTGTCATATCGGGTCTCTTCCTCTCAGAAGCAAGTGTCATATCTTTTAGAAAAAGCAGTCATGCGTAAGAAAGTCCTTGAAAAAATGATAAATCAAGACTGGCATATTGAAAGAGTTATAGCTGACTCTTTATCTCTTCTTCCAATTGGGAGGTCAAGAAGAAGATTAACAGaagtgtaaaatatttttgcatcTATAATATGGTATATTGGGCCACAACAAGAATTTATTCGGACCGTATTTTCACTTATTTTTCTCCCCTCTTCCTATTCCTAATTTTAGTGACTTAGATTCACcttctgttttctttccccATTGAGGAGATGTATTGCATGTTCTCTTGTTCTTAATTAATGcaatgtttgttaaaaaaagaaaaaagaaaaaaagaaaaaaaagaggtgatttttgtgcttttacgaaacttttgtttggtaaaggtTTTAgaggatatattttttttagtagaaaatGATTGATGAGATGGAGTTGAGACTTCGTCGAGAAGTTTGACGACATCTCGCCAGAGGAGCCGGTCGAGGATAAATCCAGGTACCTGAGACTCCACAACACGTCGTCAGGGACTTTCCCAGATCGAGAGGAGGTTGTGAGTGAAGTTGAGGACTTGGAGATTGGTGAGGTTGAAAATGGAGGGGATTGTACTTTGTGGGTTGTTGAATCTCTGGGTATTCAGGTGgattttgagtggttttgtttcgTTTATGATGTTTTTCTTATTAGAGTTACTTCGTAACCGTTTGTTAGACACTTTTCTTCTCCTCCGATCCCCCTTTGTTAATGTAGTCTATAGAGATTGATCATTtggtataaaattttatattttttttaattgaaaagtgACAAAATTTTGTGCAAAACTTTGATTATTGTCTCTAATCGGTTACCCACAAATCAACCCAACTAAACTCATCAACAAATTAATCAAACTCCAAAAGGAAAGACCCACACCCGCCAAAAGGTCAATACAACCCATCAAATCTTTGTACGTCTACAACAGCATGGCCTCCAAGGTCAATGAGATCGTCCATCGTGCCTGCCAAAAGGCCACGTTGGTTAGTACAACCATCAAACGGCCCGGATCGATCATCATCCTTGTCAAGGCCGGCTCATCCGTGATCAAACCATCGTCCCCCTCTCCTCCCACATGGACCCTGGGGACCCCGTCACCGACGGCGACAACGAGTGGTATGAGAACACAGAATGGTATGCCTTCTCCCcagggcccccaatttaatagagcccaaaaaaaatatttttgagttaaaaaaaaaaaaaattttaaaaattattttggaccaaaacaaaaaattgaaggcccaaattttttttaatatggcctaaattttttttttatcaaaatttaaggcctcaatttaataagaccctAATTAATAAGctcattataaattttaaaaataattcaaaaaataaattaaaaaaggacaaagcattaaagccttGTACATCATTACACCAATTCCTTCGAGCTCTTGACGCTATAGTACACGTCTACATCATTCACTCATCCTCTTGGCCtctttctagaaattttttgtttttgatgagaaaatatatacgttagaaataaaatattaccatttattttttattatttagccaTCTAGGGAAAGCCGGccaagagccaaaaatataaattgctGTCAACCATGAGTATTTTAAATATCAGTCTCTATATTTGCCACTTTACCTCTCATCTTTGTTTGctcttttttgagtttttcttctctccctatttcatcattttctcttcctctttgaCTCCGAGTGACTAAGTCTCTTGTCTTATCTCCAAGAACTACTTTATAATTCCTTTGCtaaatcaggttttattgttctatttttgtcatttattttattatagtcataatttttttattttttatttttattttattttataaatcgtgtttgtttaatttgttagtatttttaattaaacatgtctactagaaaatatgcatttggatatgaaaaacttaaaaaaaaaaaaagtagacaaattgattgaatctcaaagaggagctctaaataaatttgttattagcaataaacaaaatattaaggataatttaggtgaaaaactcataaatgaataaaaaactcatcaaaaagaattagaagataatgaaaatgttattgatgtatctaaatctattgctacaaatatttatgaccttggccaatggaaaaatattgatgcaaaattaagggatttgttagtagaaaatggtccaataagatacaatattatagattttcctaaagatgagaactctaggcatttttctaatacatattatatatgaaaattatcaaatggggagcaacataataaaaaatggcTAGTTTGTTCAAAAGATGTAGATagagtattttatttttgttgcaagttgtttaattcaaaacctaatagAATGCAACTAGCTGATGAAGGGATTGGTTGATAAAAaattgaatctaaaaaaaaaaaaaaaattgttacttaagaaaaaaataaaaaattaggccaaatttcaaagttttgcctaaagCCCCAAAATATGTTGAGCCGGCCTGcttctccctccctctctctctccctctccttagCTGTGTGACGAGGTGTTAAGGAAAGGTGGTAGAAGTGAAgctagggtttttcttttgttaattatttttagtggatgcctttttttatttcttaattagcGTTTTTATGcgttaaaaagataaaaataattttaaatattttgtgtttattaaTTGGCAATATTGTGGTGTATAATATTTTGTTGTATGGTGTATATTAGCACACTCGtcacctttatttatttatttattattattattattatttttgtgtgtgtgaaCAAAGACACTACtcaaaaattttgataaaattaactCACAAAACGTAATTTAACAAACTCTCCATTAATTTAACGTTTATTGGCGCCACATATTTCGTTAACGTCTCGGACTCACGTACATGTCCTTCATTCACTTCTCCCACATTCTCCCTCTTTCTTGCGTTTTGTCGCCAAGGCAAATGTCGGTAACATTATAAACCTCTTGCTCTATATTCCCAttccccttttaaaaaaaaaaaatacatactcatcacttttacaatcatatctttaaactttaaaaattgtcaatttatgattattttctttaagaAGTTTACAATGTCAATCATCCCGTCAAACGGTTGATgaataaaattaattcttaaaataccattaaaatatttataaaattacaaaaacaccTTAAATTTGGACATGAGAACTGTTTTAGAGATTTCACTTCCTTCGTTGAATTTGCATGGAAGAGTTGATATTGTAAACTTCTGAAAGATAATAGttttaaattgacatttttttaaatttaagggtacttacaaaaataatgaaaaattaaagatggtaagtgaatttttttttcttaaaagaaatgaagaggGGAAAAAGTTTCAGGCGTTCGATCTATGTCTCCAAAATAGTTCAAAACAgaagctaaaaaaataaaaaataaaaataaaaataaaattttgtgagGGCATATCCGTCATTTGAATGCGAAACTTAATTGCAGGTCAAAGCTGCAACCCAAGACGCGGACTATAGTGCTGACAAAAAATGTTGTCCCGAGTCCCTGTTGGGTATACAAAGACACCAAGAAGTAGACGAAGACCTGAAACAGAAGAAAAAGGTGAGGCTGCAGCGTCACTCCTAAGTCTTCAAAGCAAAACAAGCTGTATGGCTGGTCAGGAAGAAGCACTTGATGAATACACGCAGGATGGGAGTGTGGATCTCAAAGGAAACCCCGTCCGGAGATCCAACACTGGTGGATGGAGAGCTTGCTCCTTCATCGTCGGtaaaccctctctctctctctctctctccctctgtctctctctctttctctctctatgaAGCTTTAGATTTGCTTAATTACCCACAACCCCACTTCGTAAATCATCCCCTTTAGGATACAAGTACTGTTAAACATCTTGAAACTTGGGAGCCAAATCTACAAGGGTGCTCAACGTTTAAGTAGTAACAAGCATCATTCATAGCCGACTTATTCTATCCATCTGAGGAAGACATATATGATCACTTTGGATGGAGTAAATTGTTATTGCAAGTATATATATCAGTTTAATTACACgaaatttatgtttatattcatAGCTGTGCTGTGGATGGAAGCAGTTTTCTTACTTAATTTGAGACAATTTGGAAGCGA
This window encodes:
- the LOC132178703 gene encoding cyanate hydratase — translated: MEEGKTITANRLLAVKRKSGKSYSQIAEETGLTNVYVAQLLRRQAQLKPDTALVLRAALPDLTDDLLQEMMRPPMRSYDPSLIQEPTIYRLNEAVMHFGESIKEIINEEFGDGIMSAIDFFCSVDKIKGVDGKDRVVLTFDGKYLPHSEQKSEHMVSRQRLQ